The Limosilactobacillus panis DNA segment TTAGTCGGACAATGGATTTTCCGCCACGAACACCATGGAAGTTAACTTACCTCCCAGCCGACTACCAATGGCAGCCGGCCATTGGGCACCGGGTTGTGATTAACCACCACCGCATTCTTGGCGGGATGCGCTACTTTGCCGGCCACTACCTGATTGGTGACGGTATTAATGATGCCGGGCTAGTCTGTGCGGAGCTCTTCTTTCCTGTTGCTGCGGATTACCAGGAATGGGTGCGCCCCCAAACGCTGGCCCTTACTCCTCAGGACTTCATTAACTGGGTACTGGGTAGTCATGACTCGGTGGCCGCGGTCTTGGCAGAATTAAACCAGGTCTCAGTTGTCGGCCAGCCATGGTTCGATAGGCAACAATACCCCTTTCACTGGTTACTGATGGACAGGAGGGGGACCTTCGTGATTGAGCCCCTTAACGGCCGACTGCGGGCCCGGCCTAATCCCGCATCGGTATTTACCAATACTCCTGATCTTGATCAGCAGGTTGGTCACTTAAATACAATGCTGGGCTTAACCGGCCATCAGTTTAGCCGGGCAACCATTCACCGGCTGCAGACCTATTCCCAGCCCGAGCCGCAAGGGGGAAGCTCCGTCGACCGTTTTAAGCGGGCCGCCCTTGCCCGGTGGCGGGGTCAGCCAAACACTTCCCAACAATTGCGGATATTTCTGCAGGACGTCACGGTGCCTCATAACCAACGCCACGCTCACAACTACACTCATTATCAGGCAATCATCGACCGTTATCGTGGCGAGTATACGTTCTATGACCTGACAAATGGCCAGGAGATCCACAAAAATCTGGCATTGTTAACCGGGCCAGTGCCCAACCGTTTTTAAAAAGTTAAGCCACTATCCATTGGCATGATGTCAACGGATAGTGGCTTTTAGTAGTTAGTGAGTTAAAAGACGTACTTTTCAATTGCCTGGGCAACCCCATCGTGGTTGTTATCACCGGTAACAACATCTGTCACGGCAAGGGTCTTATCGACTGAGTTACCCATGGCCACCCCGAGTCCGGCAAACTCAAGCATTGAGTTATCGTTTTGAGCGTTCCCCAGGGCCATTACTTCATCAGCGGTCAGTCCCAGTTCGCTGCTGAGCCGGTCCAAGGCCTTACCCTTGCTGGCTTCCTTATGCATAAATTCAAGGTAAAAGTCCTCACTTCGCACGATTGAGAAACGGCTAGCAAGGTCTGCAGGCAGATCCTTAACAGCCTGGTCGATTTTTTCCTTGTTATCAACCATCATCGCCTTGGCTATCGTGTACTGGTCCTGAATGCGGGCCATTTCATCTAGGGAACGGTAACGAACCAGCATGCTGACCAGTTCGGATTCGTAGATGGTGTAGTAGCTAAGGTTTTGATTGGTAGTGTAGATATAATCGCGGGTTTCGATTTGGGAGTGGACACCTTCTTTGAGGCAGTAGTTAACCCAGTCTGCATAGTCATTGAAGGAAATGCTGTAGTCAACCATGACCTTCCCACTGGTGGTTTGCGCGAGGGCCCCGTTAAAGCTGACAACGTACTCATCCTCGCGGTTTGCCAGGCCTAACTGGTCAAGGTAGGCGCGTACACCGGTCATTGGTCGTCCCGTACAGAGGACAATCTTAATCCCCTGCTGGCTAGCCTTTTTGATTGCGTCGACGGTCTTGGGCGTAATCTGGCGGTTGTCGTTGATTAAGGTTCCGTCAATATCAATTGCTATCATTTTAATTGCCATTACTAATTTCTCCTTTTAATCTTAAATGCCATTGATCACCAAAAACTGGCCCGGATTATTTTTTCGGGTCAACAATATGGTTATTTTTTATATAACTCTGGAATTTCTCGTAAATTGGCTCGAAAATCTCAATGTCCTGGTGCTTCTCTAGCATTTCCTTCGGGAAGAAGAACCGTTGGTCACCGGCTTCCCGCCCAGAAACACTCGCCACGAGGGTACTGACCTGGGACAATTCGACAAAGTCACCGTTAGGCTGGAGTAGTTCAATTTGGGTCTGTGGCTTAGATGCCTTCGGGTTATAGGTATCATATGGAAGCTTGAAGCTATCGTTGACAGCCGTGTAGTAACGACTGTCAAAGCCCGCTGTCTGAATCAGTTCGCGTAACCATGGTAAGAATTTCGCCGATTCCTGGTCATAGATAGCGGACTTGAACGGCCGCCGACTTAAAAAGCGGTTCGCCAAGTCACTTAAAATATCGTCGCGCGAATGGGTCCAGTGGTTAAAGTAGGTTGTCAGGACTCCATCATCGAGGGCGAGGTAGTCATCGAGGGTGAACCGATGATTGAAGAAGGGCATCAACATATGCGGGGTAAACTCCGGTTCAAAGTCACTAGGGTGCTCATAAATGTACTTTGCCCGCATCAAGAGGTGGTCCAAGATAACTTCCATTGCCCGGGAGACCGGGTGGAAGTAAACCTGTAAGTACATCTGTAAGCGGCTGATGATGTAATCCTCTACCGCGTGCATCCCCGAGATTTCAAAGGCAATTCCGTTTTTGACGGGGCGCATGACGTGGAGGACCCGGTCAAGGTCAAATTTACCGTAGTTGGTTCCGGTATAGTAAGAGTCCCGCTGGAGGTAGTCCATCCGGTCAGCGTCGACTTGGCTTGAAATCATCTGGACAACCTGTTGGTTATGGTAGGTGTGGTCGATCACACTAGCTACCTGGTGGGGGAAGTCAGGTGAAACCCGGCGGAGGATCTTGTTAATGTTGGTTTCCGGACTCGTAATTAGCTGGCGGGTGATTTGCTCGTGGTTAGTAGCGAAGATGTGCTCAAAGGTGTGGGAGTATGGCCCGTGACCAAGATCGTGCAGGAGAGCGGCACACAATGCGACTGGTCGCTCGCCATCGTCCCACAGGCCATCGCCCGGCACCTGCTGGGGGTAGTTACGTTGAAAGTAATTACACATTTCCCGGGTAATTTCATAAACGCCGAGACAGTGACCAAAGCGGGAGTGCTCAGCCCCGTGAAAGGTGAATGATGAGGTGCCGAGTTGCTTGATCCGGCGGAGACGCTGGAACTCCGGCGTATTGATCAGGTCGAGGATAATTTGGTTGTCAACAATGATCTGCCCGTGAATGGGATCTCTAAAGACCTTTTCTCGTGGGAGCTTTTCCTTGTAAAACGCTAGCAAATTAGTCCTCCTTTGAAAGTCGTTGTTGAAGTTTACTAATGGCAATCCGTTCATCATTTAAAGACTTGATGAAGTCGGCCTGCCACATCAGTTGGTCAAACTTAGCTTGCTGATGGTGGGGGAATACGTCACGCAAGCGTTGCTTGGCATCGGCCACCGTGACCTCATGACCAAGCAGGCTACTGATGGTCGTCATTGAAGTCGGCCAAACATCAGGGAAGTGCCACTTGTTTTCTTCATCACCGAGGCCGGCATCGTAAAAGTCACGAACCAGTTCCCCCCGGGTCATTTGCGGGCCACTGATTCCGAGGTAAAGCATTACAACGACGCCGTTCATGTTGCGCCGCTGGGAAATTCCACCAATCTTTTGCCCGTCGACATGAACATCAAAGGACCCCGGGCAGTATGAGTGGGTGACTTCCCCGGTTTCAATTTGCAATTCAGGGAAGGCGGCTTTGATGACAGTGATCATCCGTTTATAGGCCTCATCAATCGTCAATTGGCGTGTTTCGAGGTGCCATGGAAAGAAGAGGGAGAAATTTAGGATGCCATCGTCACTAATCACGGCGAGGCCACCGGAATTACGGAGAAAGTAATGGTAGCCGTGTCGCTGACAAACATTTAATGCCTGATCCAGGTGAGGGAGGCGCTGGTCTTTAAGTCCCAGGATGACGGTTTTTTCCAGGGTCCAGAAGTGAAGAAGGGGGGTGGCCATTTTCTTGCTCGACTGGAGGAGGGCGTTAGTGTAAATGAAAGATGTTGTGTTATTTTGGGGAACCAGTGGCTGGTCGAATTCAGCAACCGGTTGCTTAGTAAAGTCATTCATGATTAATAATCTTCTTTTCTTATTCTTTATACATTTATTATACAAGAAACCGGCAGAAATTAATGGCTTTTGGTCACCTTTTCGTCTGATTTCAAGTATAATTGGGAGGAAAATTACGGACAGAGAAAGGGTGCGATGAATTATCAAGAAAATTACGACGGTGCGGGTTAAGCTGACAACGACAATTCGCCAGGATAATCAGCAGGAAAGCTTCTCCTTCAGTGAGGACGGCAACTTTGTTGAATTAAACGGCAAATATTACTTACGGTATATCGAACACCAGAATGGCCAGGCCATCCCGGTTCAGTTTCGCCTGGACAGCCAGGTCCACCTTCACCGCGAAGGAACAATGCGGACCCAACTTGAATTTGACCAAGAGAAAGAAACGGTTACCCGTTACCGGACTGAGTATGGGGTAATCTGCCTGGAAGTCGTTACCAAACGACTGGAAAAGGATTTGGACCCGGCCGTTCCCATGGGGCATCTCAATGTAGACTATGTTCTAAAAACTGGGGGCCAAGAGGTGGGAAATTACCAACTTCAATTGCAATTTAAGGCCTAATATTGTAAGATGTAGTTTAGACTTTTTGAAGGGATGTGCACCAATTTGGAATTAAAGGTTTTTGACGGCCAAGACAAATCAGAACTTTCAATGGTTGAGGTGGCACACGCTATCTTAGCTCACCATGGAGAAGCAATGGCGTTTGTTGACCTGACCAATGAAATTCAACAATACCTGGGCAAGAGCGATGAGGAAATTCGTGAACGGCTCGCCCAGTTTTACACTGATTTGAACATTGACGGCAGTTTTATTTCCCTTGGTGACAATACCTGGGGCCTGCGGGCATGGTACCCATTCGAATCCATTGACGAAGCCACGGTTGGTGAAAACGATGAGGACGAAGAAGACCGACCAAAGAAGAAGCGTCGTAAGGTTAACGCCTTCTTGGCAGATTCCAATGACGATGATGACGTTATCGACTACGATAATGATGATCCAGAAGATGAAGACCTGGATGACAGCGACGATGACGACAACAATGACGATGATTACGATGAAGAAAACGATGACGATAACGATTTAGACGACAACATTGAAGACCAATTATCCGAACTGCATGATGAAGACGATGACGACGATGATGACGAATAAATCTTAAGCGTCGCTCTTGACTATTTTACGGTGACCCTGTATTATCTGTATTGGGCGCCTGTAAAATACAGGCTATGAAGTTCGTAAATAAGTAAGCTCCCTGTTTCAGTTGAAATAGGGAGCTTTTCTTTATTTATAACAGCTTACAATTAAAATAAAGGAGTAGTAAAAGCAATGACGAAATACATTTTTGTAACTGGTGGGGTTGTTTCATCCTTAGGAAAGGGGATCGTTGCCGCTTCATTAGGTCGCCTATTGAAAAACCGGGGCTTGAAGGTGGCAATTCAGAAGTTTGACCCGTACATTAACGTGGATCCCGGAACGATGAGCCCATACCAACACGGTGAAGTATTCGTTACTGATGATGGTACCGAAACTGACCTCGACCTCGGTCACTACGAACGGTTTATTGATAATGACCTGAACAAGTACTCAAACGTCACTACTGGTAAAATCTACTCCGAAGTGTTGCGCAAGGAACGGCGTGGTGACTACTTAGGACGGACGGTTCAAGTTATCCCACACATTACCAACGCAATCAAGGACAAGATCAAGCGGGCCGGTGAAAGTAAGGATGCAGAAGTCGTCATTACGGAAATCGGGGGGACCGTTGGGGATATCGAATCTCAGCCATTCATGGAAGCTATCCGGCAGATGCGTGAAGAGGTAGGATCCGAGAACGTCTTATACATTCATACCACATTGGTTCCGTACCTACGGGCTGCTGGTGAAATGAAGACCAAGCCGACGCAGCACAGTGTTAGGGAACTACGCGGCCTGGGAATTCAACCGAATATTCTGGTGGTCCGGACAGAAAAGCCAATCACCGATGAGATGCGGCAAAAGATTGCCCTTTTCTGTGATGTTGACCCAAAGGCGGTAATCGAATCATTAGATGTCAACACCCTCTACGAAATTCCGTTGAATTTACAAAAGCAGGGGATGGACCAGTTGGTTGTTGATCACTTTAACCTTGATGTCCCGGTTGCCGATATGCGGGAATGGACCAACATGGTCAACCATATTGAAAATGAACTTACCAAGACAGTTAAAATTGCCATGGTCGGGAAGTACACCGACCTGCAAGATGCTTACATTTCCGTTAACGAGGCCCTCCGTCATGCCGGATATCCAGTTAATGCTAAGGTTAAGATTGACCACTTCAATGCGGAAAATATTACCCTTGACAACGTTGCCGATACTCTGAAAGGCTACGATGGTATCCTGGTACCAGGTGGCTTCGGAAGCCGGGGGATTGAAGGAATGATTACCGCGATTAAGTATGCGCGGGAAAACGATGTACCGTACTTAGGAATCTGCTTAGGGATGCAGACTGCCTGCATTGAATTTGCCCGTGATGTTCTTGGCTACAAGGATGCTAATTCGACCGAATTTGATCCGAACACGGAGCATAACATCATTGACCTAATGGCAGACCAGGAAGACGTTGAAAACATGGGTGGAACCCAACGGCTAGGAGCTTACCCATGCAAACTAAAGCCGGGGACGGTTGCCGCTGCTGCTTACGACAATAAAACTATGATTAGTGAACGTCACCGTCACCGTTATGAATTCAACAACGCCTACCGGCAAGAGATGGAAGACCACGGTCTGGTTGTTTCGGGGATCAACCCGGACCGGAACCTGGTTGAAGTAGTAGAACTGCCAAAGAAGAAGTTCTTTGTTGCTGCCCAGTACCACCCAGAATTTTTGTCACGGCCTAACCGGCCAGAAGGACTGTTTGCTGCCTTTATCAAAGCGGCCGCCAGTGAAAAGTAATCTTAAAAATAGTGAAAGCCAAAATTCGTCAATCTTAGTTTCCACTATTTAGCTTAGTTTGTTTTCCAGCCGCCCTCCTTTTAATT contains these protein-coding regions:
- a CDS encoding linear amide C-N hydrolase; protein product: MCTVITTEQLFSRTMDFPPRTPWKLTYLPADYQWQPAIGHRVVINHHRILGGMRYFAGHYLIGDGINDAGLVCAELFFPVAADYQEWVRPQTLALTPQDFINWVLGSHDSVAAVLAELNQVSVVGQPWFDRQQYPFHWLLMDRRGTFVIEPLNGRLRARPNPASVFTNTPDLDQQVGHLNTMLGLTGHQFSRATIHRLQTYSQPEPQGGSSVDRFKRAALARWRGQPNTSQQLRIFLQDVTVPHNQRHAHNYTHYQAIIDRYRGEYTFYDLTNGQEIHKNLALLTGPVPNRF
- a CDS encoding Cof-type HAD-IIB family hydrolase, whose amino-acid sequence is MAIKMIAIDIDGTLINDNRQITPKTVDAIKKASQQGIKIVLCTGRPMTGVRAYLDQLGLANREDEYVVSFNGALAQTTSGKVMVDYSISFNDYADWVNYCLKEGVHSQIETRDYIYTTNQNLSYYTIYESELVSMLVRYRSLDEMARIQDQYTIAKAMMVDNKEKIDQAVKDLPADLASRFSIVRSEDFYLEFMHKEASKGKALDRLSSELGLTADEVMALGNAQNDNSMLEFAGLGVAMGNSVDKTLAVTDVVTGDNNHDGVAQAIEKYVF
- a CDS encoding HD domain-containing protein, with the translated sequence MLAFYKEKLPREKVFRDPIHGQIIVDNQIILDLINTPEFQRLRRIKQLGTSSFTFHGAEHSRFGHCLGVYEITREMCNYFQRNYPQQVPGDGLWDDGERPVALCAALLHDLGHGPYSHTFEHIFATNHEQITRQLITSPETNINKILRRVSPDFPHQVASVIDHTYHNQQVVQMISSQVDADRMDYLQRDSYYTGTNYGKFDLDRVLHVMRPVKNGIAFEISGMHAVEDYIISRLQMYLQVYFHPVSRAMEVILDHLLMRAKYIYEHPSDFEPEFTPHMLMPFFNHRFTLDDYLALDDGVLTTYFNHWTHSRDDILSDLANRFLSRRPFKSAIYDQESAKFLPWLRELIQTAGFDSRYYTAVNDSFKLPYDTYNPKASKPQTQIELLQPNGDFVELSQVSTLVASVSGREAGDQRFFFPKEMLEKHQDIEIFEPIYEKFQSYIKNNHIVDPKK
- a CDS encoding lipoyl protein ligase domain-containing protein — protein: MNDFTKQPVAEFDQPLVPQNNTTSFIYTNALLQSSKKMATPLLHFWTLEKTVILGLKDQRLPHLDQALNVCQRHGYHYFLRNSGGLAVISDDGILNFSLFFPWHLETRQLTIDEAYKRMITVIKAAFPELQIETGEVTHSYCPGSFDVHVDGQKIGGISQRRNMNGVVVMLYLGISGPQMTRGELVRDFYDAGLGDEENKWHFPDVWPTSMTTISSLLGHEVTVADAKQRLRDVFPHHQQAKFDQLMWQADFIKSLNDERIAISKLQQRLSKED
- a CDS encoding DUF1934 domain-containing protein; protein product: MRVKLTTTIRQDNQQESFSFSEDGNFVELNGKYYLRYIEHQNGQAIPVQFRLDSQVHLHREGTMRTQLEFDQEKETVTRYRTEYGVICLEVVTKRLEKDLDPAVPMGHLNVDYVLKTGGQEVGNYQLQLQFKA
- the rpoE gene encoding DNA-directed RNA polymerase subunit delta: MELKVFDGQDKSELSMVEVAHAILAHHGEAMAFVDLTNEIQQYLGKSDEEIRERLAQFYTDLNIDGSFISLGDNTWGLRAWYPFESIDEATVGENDEDEEDRPKKKRRKVNAFLADSNDDDDVIDYDNDDPEDEDLDDSDDDDNNDDDYDEENDDDNDLDDNIEDQLSELHDEDDDDDDDE
- a CDS encoding CTP synthase gives rise to the protein MTKYIFVTGGVVSSLGKGIVAASLGRLLKNRGLKVAIQKFDPYINVDPGTMSPYQHGEVFVTDDGTETDLDLGHYERFIDNDLNKYSNVTTGKIYSEVLRKERRGDYLGRTVQVIPHITNAIKDKIKRAGESKDAEVVITEIGGTVGDIESQPFMEAIRQMREEVGSENVLYIHTTLVPYLRAAGEMKTKPTQHSVRELRGLGIQPNILVVRTEKPITDEMRQKIALFCDVDPKAVIESLDVNTLYEIPLNLQKQGMDQLVVDHFNLDVPVADMREWTNMVNHIENELTKTVKIAMVGKYTDLQDAYISVNEALRHAGYPVNAKVKIDHFNAENITLDNVADTLKGYDGILVPGGFGSRGIEGMITAIKYARENDVPYLGICLGMQTACIEFARDVLGYKDANSTEFDPNTEHNIIDLMADQEDVENMGGTQRLGAYPCKLKPGTVAAAAYDNKTMISERHRHRYEFNNAYRQEMEDHGLVVSGINPDRNLVEVVELPKKKFFVAAQYHPEFLSRPNRPEGLFAAFIKAAASEK